In Bactrocera oleae isolate idBacOlea1 chromosome 5, idBacOlea1, whole genome shotgun sequence, a genomic segment contains:
- the raskol gene encoding ras GTPase-activating protein raskol isoform X3: MNCVAIPPPEEKQQPTLQIMHNELVLPSPHAQPDVNNCSNSSGNTSKTQSLQRTTHLYCRSLEKERGDRRTSSRGLASCLRGERDEFVGDYRELRPRAQQIDLLPTVMISHGGADNVAVAATSGVGNNGAMESHADASGRCEYKSKTLPRIHFDTSINDTSLNEDTSYEKACRRGSAPATPILGQKQQQQEHNTTSRFTNFFSKRSNPLKRTKSVTKLERTKRGSGGLRGSRSHESLLSSHAVMSSIDLSCTGAVGVAPVHQSVLGRRHCFQVRGGPRGERYYACGSRQERDLWIYSLRKSISPNAEHTRHTDNSLKMWIYEAKNLPPKKKYFCELHLDKALYGRTSVKLQTDLLFWGEYFDFPDVPDINVITVNVFREVEKKKKRDKHMFVGSVKIPIHEVTSRIFSEDWYPILSEKSNDSLNRNGKEVTPTLRIKCRFQSTDILPINVYADFLEYLKNNYKRVCETLEPVIGVKAKEDIGQALVLLMHAQGLAGAFLTDVVALDLLRVGDQRLTFRGNSLATKSMEAFLKLTGEQYLQDTLSAPINEIIQSDRDCEVDPTKASGSLQRQQASLRAAVRSAWQCIYESHKHFPQQLRSCFATFRERLQQLGRQDMADNLISASIFLRFLCPAILSPSLFNITNELPSARATRNLTLVAKTLQTLANFTRFQGKESFMEFLNDFLEQEAPRMKEFLQQISTRPEHAAPESILDWAGYIDQGKQLSILHILLSESISKLPEARQHELDPLQHILDEISKAKESNNFMQHMPHMCPTSHTPTENQENRNPEDMAMQVQQQQQQHQPIQHQAQLAQPQHAVVTKPMSAERGIMRGVLTPSSLEKNIFRYNDPTVNALLQQQQQQQQQHAHAHQLQSQHVMGSNSALDKRHSNSQSSIAGGYMSTQLQHAQSQSSLTSSSINGGGGSSHNLLTNVQHHCPPAPAASASNTIERLHMGGGGGNAHYYGLMGNSNGNMSSSLASSSNLSSHNGNDSDGTAAGMLRATTLPRGNNNNYDELANGEFIQISGLDSNSAFVRKSPTPLLKGNAALLQQQQQQQQRQKLHNSNVSLVLNERTPSKLNLGIPDHSSASTPLAHKLPAYQRPPPAAGAHMHASRDSNPHPNMPMNLEDLDDLFKYAEEHAVVGEVVTSATHAVGQHGKNAREQLSAKSSHCSSGYQSIATNPPSQSSSPIEQQQQQQQQQLQQQKNVGGNTPLAFKNPTYQLQQQQSTNSAAPAHHHHHHHHHQRVNYSSGFHAGTNGQQQSAHQQLFGSGAAQRPKPHGGGLVAARAALLNNGGALTPSSSDERLSTDNYHGFGGGNGINKLMKSPSHGHLEAQRSLSGGSSSSSSGANIGLGPISMQSNTSGARMPRTNPQFKREDNYGPLNGSSSGSYMPAAVAASNAVSGLFSNSGFGKPSNGLAHNSANISGRYQRRLSLDSARTLSDSSTDTEGHCAPHEGKRRRQPRAHTNSGNHQQHHIAAGNSSTGGSAGSANSGSFDQNGEIQLLQETLDTLRHTLDRDEAELRDSSDELFALNRHNSVNGGSGGSGVSNLSMQSESTMRSIIDSSFSTTLSRLITMEEELRREQLKMSLALSHKQRVIEEQGQQIAALDAANSRLLSALTALRQRYETQQQQQQQQQQQQQTSLAGASAQQQAQ; this comes from the exons ACACTTCATATGAGAAGGCTTGCAGGCGTGGCTCCGCACCAGCGACACCCATATTGGGTcagaagcaacagcaacaagagCATAATACAACCTCAAGATTTACGAATTTCTTTTCAAAACG ATCAAATCCACTCAAACGTACAAAGTCAGTTACCAAATTGGAACGCACCAAAAGAGGCTCAGGTGGCTTACGCGGCTCGCGTTCACATGAGAGCTTGCTCTCTAGTCATGCAGTAATGTCGTCGATCG ATCTCTCCTGCACCGGTGCCGTTGGCGTCGCGCCCGTGCATCAATCGGTGCTCGGCCGCCGGCACTGTTTTCAAGTGCGCGGTGGTCCGCGTGGTGAGCGCTACTACGCTTGCGGTTCGCGACAAGAGCGCGATCTGTGGATTTACTCGCTGCGCAAATCCATATCGCCAAATGCAGAACACACGCGCCACACAGACAACTCGCTTAAAATGTGGATCTACGAAGCTAAGAATTTGCCACCAAAGAAGAAATATTTCTGCGAACTACACCTCGACAAAGCTTTGTATGGACGCACTAGCGTGAAGCTGCAAACCGATTTGCTATTCTGGGGTGAATATTTCGATTTTCCCGATGTGCCCGACATCAATGTGATCACAGTGAATGTATTCCGCGAGGtggagaagaagaagaagcgcgaTAAGCATATGTTTGTTGGGTCGGTAAAGATACCGATACACGAAGTGACATCGCGCATATTCTCCGAGGACTGGTATCCGATACTAAGTGAGAAATCTAACGACAGCTTGAACCGCAACGGCAAAGAGGTGACGCCGACGTTGCGCATCAAGTGTCGCTTCCAAAGCACCGACATACTGCCGATCAATGTGTATGCCGACTTTCTCGAGTATTTAAAGAATAATTATAAGCGCGTTTGTGAAACGCTCGAGCCGGTGATCGGTGTGAAAGCCAAAGAGGATATTGGACAGGCGCTCGTCTTGCTAATGCACGCACAAGGCTTAGCCGGCGCTTTTCTAACCGATGTGGTAGCATTGGATTTGCTACGCGTTGGCGATCAGCGTCTCACATTCCGCGGCAATTCGTTGGCGACCAAAAGCATGGAAGCTTTTCTGAAACTAACTGGCGAACAGTATTTGCAGGACACGCTTTCAGCGCCAATCAACGAGATTATACAATCCGATCGCGACTGTGAAGTGGATCCGACAAAGGCAAGCGGCTCGCTGCAACGACAACAGGCCTCGCTACGCGCCGCCGTGCGCAGCGCTTGGCAATGCATCTACGAGTCGCACAAACATTTTCCACAGCAGCTCCGCTCATGCTTTGCGACTTTCAGAGAGCGCTTGCAGCAGCTGGGCCGCCAGGATATGGCGGATAATCTTATATCGGCGTCCATCTTTTTGCGCTTCTTGTGTCCGGCTATACTGTCGCCAAGCTTGTTTAATATAACCAATG agCTGCCCTCCGCGCGCGCCACACGTAATTTAACGCTTGTCGCCAAGACGCTGCAAACTTTGGCGAACTTCACACGCTTTCAGGGCAAGGAGAGTTTTATGGAGTTTCTCAATGACTTCCTCGAGCAGGAAGCTCCACGCATGAAAGAGTTCTTGCAACAGATCTCCACGCGCCCCGAACATGCCGCGCCCGAGTCCATACTCGACTGGGCCGGCTATATTGATCAGGGCAAACAGCTTTCCATTTTGCATATATTGCTTAGCGAGAGCATTAGCAAGCTGCCGGAAGCGCGTCAGCACGAACTTGATCCACTACAGCATATCTTAGATGAGATCAGCAAAGCCAAAGAGAGCAACAATTTCATGCAACACATGCCGCACATGTGTCCCACCTCGCATACGCCCACTGAGAACCAGGAGAACCGTAATCCCGAGGATATGGCTATGCAGgtgcagcaacagcagcaacaacaccagcCCATACAGCATCAAGCACAGTTGGCGCAGCCACAGCATGCGGTCGTCACAAAGCCTATGTCGGCGGAGCGTGGCATCATGCGCGGTGTCTTGACGCCCAGCTCATTGGAGAAGAACATTTTCCGCTACAACGATCCCACGGTCAATGCGCtgttacagcaacaacaacagcagcagcaacaacacgcGCATGCGCATCAACTGCAGTCACAACATGTAATGGGCAGCAATAGCGCGCTTGACAAGCGCCACTCGAATTCTCAAAGCTCCATCGCCGGCGGCTACATGAGCACACAACTACAGCATGCGCAATCACAAAGCTCGCTGACTTCGTCATCGATTAATGGCGGTGGCGGCAGCAGTCACAATCTACTCACCAATGTGCAGCATCATTGTCCGCCTGCGCCCGCTGCCAGCGCCAGCAATACCATTGAGAGATTGCATAtgggcggcggcggcggcaatGCGCATTACTACGGTCTCATGGGTAATAGCAATGGCAACATGAGCTCGTCGCTGGCTAGTAGCAGCAATTTGAGCAGTCACAATGGCAACGACAGCGACGGCACCGCCGCTGGCATGTTGCGCGCCACTACACTGCCGcgcggcaacaacaataattacgATGAGTTGGCTAACGGTGAGTTTATACAAATATCCGGTTTGGACTCAAACAGCGCCTTTGTGCGCAAGTCTCCCACGCCGCTGCTGAAGGGTAACGCCGCATTgttgcagcaacagcagcagcagcaacagcgtcAGAAGCTACACAACTCGAATGTGAGCTTGGTATTGAATGAGCGCACGCCAAGCAAATTGAATTTAGGCATACCTGATCACAGCAGCGCTTCCACACCGCTAGCACACAAGCTGCCCGCATACCAAAGACCGCCGCCTGCAGCAGGCGCTCATATGCACGCTTCGCGCGACTCCAATCCGCACCCAAATATGCCAATGAATCTGGAAGATCTAGATGATCTCTTTAAGTACGCCGAGGAGCACGCAGTGGTAGGTGAGGTGGTAACTTCCGCGACGCACGCTGTCGGCCAACACGGCAAGAACGCACGTGAGCAGCTGTCGGCTAAAAGCAGTCACTGCTCGTCGGGTTATCAGAGCATCGCCACGAATCCGCCGTCGCAGTCGTCGAGCCCCAtcgaacaacagcaacagcagcaacaacaacagttacaacaacaaaaaaacgtcGGTGGCAATACGCCACTCGCTTTCAAAAATCCCACATACCAGCTACAGCAGCAACAATCGACGAACAGCGCTGCGCCGGCGCATCATCACCAccaccatcatcatcatcagcgTGTCAACTACAGCAGCGGCTTTCACGCCGGCACCAATGGCCAGCAACAATCGGCGCATCAACAGCTGTTCGGTTCTGGCGCCGCGCAACGTCCGAAACCACACGGTGGCGGGCTTGTCGCAGCGCGCGCCGCGCTATTGAACAACGGCGGCGCGCTCACACCCTCATCCTCAGACGAGCGCCTTTCCACTGACAACTACCATGGCTTTGGTGGCGGCAACGGCATCAATAAGCTTATGAAATCGCCCTCACATGGACATTTAGAGGCACAGCGCTCGCTCAGCGGTGGCAGCAGTTCATCTTCGTCGGGCGCTAATATAGGCTTAGGGCCCATTTCAATGCAATCCAACACAAGTGGCGCACGCATGCCGCGCACTAATCCGCAATTTAAACGTGAAGATAATTACGGTCCACTTAATGGCAGTAGCAGCGGCAGTTATATGCCAGCCGCCGTGGCGGCTTCGAACGCCGTGAGTGGCCTGTTTAGCAATAGCGGTTTTGGCAAGCCGAGCAATGGCTTAGCGCACAATAGCGCGAATATAAGCGGACGTTATCAGCGACGCTTGAGCTTGGACTCAGCGCGCACGCTATCAGACAGCTCCACAGACACAGAAG GCCACTGCGCGCCACATGAAGGCAAGCGTCGTCGTCAGCCGCGTGCACACACAAACTCCGGCAATCATCAGCAACACCACATCGCGGCCGGCAATAGCAGCACAGGCGGTAGCGCTGGCAGCGCCAACAGCGGCAGCTTTGACCAGAATGGCGAAATACAATTGTTGCAAGAAACACTCGACACGCTGCGGCACACGCTCGATCGCGACGAAGCCGAGCTGCGCGACTCCAGCGATGAGTTGTTCGCGCTCAATCGTCACAATAGCGTCAATGGTGGCAGTGGCGGCAGCGGTGTAAGCAATCTAAGCATGCAATCGGAATCAACTATGCGCAGTATTATCGACAG TTCGTTTTCGACAACTCTTTCCAGGCTTATCACAATGGAGGAGGAGCTGCGACGCGAGCAGTTGAAAATGTCGTTGGCGCTGTCGCACAAGCAGCGCGTCATCGAAGAGCAGGGTCAGCAAATCGCCGCACTAGATGCCGCCAACAGTCGTCTGCTGAGCGCGCTCACCGCGCTGCGGCAACGCTATGAaacacagcaacagcaacagcaacagcagcaacaacaacagcaaacgagTTTAGCGGGCGCAAGCGCACAGCAGCAGGCGCAGTAA
- the raskol gene encoding ras GTPase-activating protein raskol isoform X5, protein MGRRSFNRVCAINYPSRVEGWLDVCESEGELTRKHKTLPWSPLYCVLQQDEQSFTAYCSEEISLTDVLFNEYPRVRLDRLRRPAKSLWDGPPTLPEEPEDSDTCPMDIALNTTLYSELDTSYEKACRRGSAPATPILGQKQQQQEHNTTSRFTNFFSKRSNPLKRTKSVTKLERTKRGSGGLRGSRSHESLLSSHAVMSSIDLSCTGAVGVAPVHQSVLGRRHCFQVRGGPRGERYYACGSRQERDLWIYSLRKSISPNAEHTRHTDNSLKMWIYEAKNLPPKKKYFCELHLDKALYGRTSVKLQTDLLFWGEYFDFPDVPDINVITVNVFREVEKKKKRDKHMFVGSVKIPIHEVTSRIFSEDWYPILSEKSNDSLNRNGKEVTPTLRIKCRFQSTDILPINVYADFLEYLKNNYKRVCETLEPVIGVKAKEDIGQALVLLMHAQGLAGAFLTDVVALDLLRVGDQRLTFRGNSLATKSMEAFLKLTGEQYLQDTLSAPINEIIQSDRDCEVDPTKASGSLQRQQASLRAAVRSAWQCIYESHKHFPQQLRSCFATFRERLQQLGRQDMADNLISASIFLRFLCPAILSPSLFNITNELPSARATRNLTLVAKTLQTLANFTRFQGKESFMEFLNDFLEQEAPRMKEFLQQISTRPEHAAPESILDWAGYIDQGKQLSILHILLSESISKLPEARQHELDPLQHILDEISKAKESNNFMQHMPHMCPTSHTPTENQENRNPEDMAMQVQQQQQQHQPIQHQAQLAQPQHAVVTKPMSAERGIMRGVLTPSSLEKNIFRYNDPTVNALLQQQQQQQQQHAHAHQLQSQHVMGSNSALDKRHSNSQSSIAGGYMSTQLQHAQSQSSLTSSSINGGGGSSHNLLTNVQHHCPPAPAASASNTIERLHMGGGGGNAHYYGLMGNSNGNMSSSLASSSNLSSHNGNDSDGTAAGMLRATTLPRGNNNNYDELANGEFIQISGLDSNSAFVRKSPTPLLKGNAALLQQQQQQQQRQKLHNSNVSLVLNERTPSKLNLGIPDHSSASTPLAHKLPAYQRPPPAAGAHMHASRDSNPHPNMPMNLEDLDDLFKYAEEHAVVGEVVTSATHAVGQHGKNAREQLSAKSSHCSSGYQSIATNPPSQSSSPIEQQQQQQQQQLQQQKNVGGNTPLAFKNPTYQLQQQQSTNSAAPAHHHHHHHHHQRVNYSSGFHAGTNGQQQSAHQQLFGSGAAQRPKPHGGGLVAARAALLNNGGALTPSSSDERLSTDNYHGFGGGNGINKLMKSPSHGHLEAQRSLSGGSSSSSSGANIGLGPISMQSNTSGARMPRTNPQFKREDNYGPLNGSSSGSYMPAAVAASNAVSGLFSNSGFGKPSNGLAHNSANISGRYQRRLSLDSARTLSDSSTDTEGHCAPHEGKRRRQPRAHTNSGNHQQHHIAAGNSSTGGSAGSANSGSFDQNGEIQLLQETLDTLRHTLDRDEAELRDSSDELFALNRHNSVNGGSGGSGVSNLSMQSESTMRSIIDSSFSTTLSRLITMEEELRREQLKMSLALSHKQRVIEEQGQQIAALDAANSRLLSALTALRQRYETQQQQQQQQQQQQQTSLAGASAQQQAQ, encoded by the exons ACACTTCATATGAGAAGGCTTGCAGGCGTGGCTCCGCACCAGCGACACCCATATTGGGTcagaagcaacagcaacaagagCATAATACAACCTCAAGATTTACGAATTTCTTTTCAAAACG ATCAAATCCACTCAAACGTACAAAGTCAGTTACCAAATTGGAACGCACCAAAAGAGGCTCAGGTGGCTTACGCGGCTCGCGTTCACATGAGAGCTTGCTCTCTAGTCATGCAGTAATGTCGTCGATCG ATCTCTCCTGCACCGGTGCCGTTGGCGTCGCGCCCGTGCATCAATCGGTGCTCGGCCGCCGGCACTGTTTTCAAGTGCGCGGTGGTCCGCGTGGTGAGCGCTACTACGCTTGCGGTTCGCGACAAGAGCGCGATCTGTGGATTTACTCGCTGCGCAAATCCATATCGCCAAATGCAGAACACACGCGCCACACAGACAACTCGCTTAAAATGTGGATCTACGAAGCTAAGAATTTGCCACCAAAGAAGAAATATTTCTGCGAACTACACCTCGACAAAGCTTTGTATGGACGCACTAGCGTGAAGCTGCAAACCGATTTGCTATTCTGGGGTGAATATTTCGATTTTCCCGATGTGCCCGACATCAATGTGATCACAGTGAATGTATTCCGCGAGGtggagaagaagaagaagcgcgaTAAGCATATGTTTGTTGGGTCGGTAAAGATACCGATACACGAAGTGACATCGCGCATATTCTCCGAGGACTGGTATCCGATACTAAGTGAGAAATCTAACGACAGCTTGAACCGCAACGGCAAAGAGGTGACGCCGACGTTGCGCATCAAGTGTCGCTTCCAAAGCACCGACATACTGCCGATCAATGTGTATGCCGACTTTCTCGAGTATTTAAAGAATAATTATAAGCGCGTTTGTGAAACGCTCGAGCCGGTGATCGGTGTGAAAGCCAAAGAGGATATTGGACAGGCGCTCGTCTTGCTAATGCACGCACAAGGCTTAGCCGGCGCTTTTCTAACCGATGTGGTAGCATTGGATTTGCTACGCGTTGGCGATCAGCGTCTCACATTCCGCGGCAATTCGTTGGCGACCAAAAGCATGGAAGCTTTTCTGAAACTAACTGGCGAACAGTATTTGCAGGACACGCTTTCAGCGCCAATCAACGAGATTATACAATCCGATCGCGACTGTGAAGTGGATCCGACAAAGGCAAGCGGCTCGCTGCAACGACAACAGGCCTCGCTACGCGCCGCCGTGCGCAGCGCTTGGCAATGCATCTACGAGTCGCACAAACATTTTCCACAGCAGCTCCGCTCATGCTTTGCGACTTTCAGAGAGCGCTTGCAGCAGCTGGGCCGCCAGGATATGGCGGATAATCTTATATCGGCGTCCATCTTTTTGCGCTTCTTGTGTCCGGCTATACTGTCGCCAAGCTTGTTTAATATAACCAATG agCTGCCCTCCGCGCGCGCCACACGTAATTTAACGCTTGTCGCCAAGACGCTGCAAACTTTGGCGAACTTCACACGCTTTCAGGGCAAGGAGAGTTTTATGGAGTTTCTCAATGACTTCCTCGAGCAGGAAGCTCCACGCATGAAAGAGTTCTTGCAACAGATCTCCACGCGCCCCGAACATGCCGCGCCCGAGTCCATACTCGACTGGGCCGGCTATATTGATCAGGGCAAACAGCTTTCCATTTTGCATATATTGCTTAGCGAGAGCATTAGCAAGCTGCCGGAAGCGCGTCAGCACGAACTTGATCCACTACAGCATATCTTAGATGAGATCAGCAAAGCCAAAGAGAGCAACAATTTCATGCAACACATGCCGCACATGTGTCCCACCTCGCATACGCCCACTGAGAACCAGGAGAACCGTAATCCCGAGGATATGGCTATGCAGgtgcagcaacagcagcaacaacaccagcCCATACAGCATCAAGCACAGTTGGCGCAGCCACAGCATGCGGTCGTCACAAAGCCTATGTCGGCGGAGCGTGGCATCATGCGCGGTGTCTTGACGCCCAGCTCATTGGAGAAGAACATTTTCCGCTACAACGATCCCACGGTCAATGCGCtgttacagcaacaacaacagcagcagcaacaacacgcGCATGCGCATCAACTGCAGTCACAACATGTAATGGGCAGCAATAGCGCGCTTGACAAGCGCCACTCGAATTCTCAAAGCTCCATCGCCGGCGGCTACATGAGCACACAACTACAGCATGCGCAATCACAAAGCTCGCTGACTTCGTCATCGATTAATGGCGGTGGCGGCAGCAGTCACAATCTACTCACCAATGTGCAGCATCATTGTCCGCCTGCGCCCGCTGCCAGCGCCAGCAATACCATTGAGAGATTGCATAtgggcggcggcggcggcaatGCGCATTACTACGGTCTCATGGGTAATAGCAATGGCAACATGAGCTCGTCGCTGGCTAGTAGCAGCAATTTGAGCAGTCACAATGGCAACGACAGCGACGGCACCGCCGCTGGCATGTTGCGCGCCACTACACTGCCGcgcggcaacaacaataattacgATGAGTTGGCTAACGGTGAGTTTATACAAATATCCGGTTTGGACTCAAACAGCGCCTTTGTGCGCAAGTCTCCCACGCCGCTGCTGAAGGGTAACGCCGCATTgttgcagcaacagcagcagcagcaacagcgtcAGAAGCTACACAACTCGAATGTGAGCTTGGTATTGAATGAGCGCACGCCAAGCAAATTGAATTTAGGCATACCTGATCACAGCAGCGCTTCCACACCGCTAGCACACAAGCTGCCCGCATACCAAAGACCGCCGCCTGCAGCAGGCGCTCATATGCACGCTTCGCGCGACTCCAATCCGCACCCAAATATGCCAATGAATCTGGAAGATCTAGATGATCTCTTTAAGTACGCCGAGGAGCACGCAGTGGTAGGTGAGGTGGTAACTTCCGCGACGCACGCTGTCGGCCAACACGGCAAGAACGCACGTGAGCAGCTGTCGGCTAAAAGCAGTCACTGCTCGTCGGGTTATCAGAGCATCGCCACGAATCCGCCGTCGCAGTCGTCGAGCCCCAtcgaacaacagcaacagcagcaacaacaacagttacaacaacaaaaaaacgtcGGTGGCAATACGCCACTCGCTTTCAAAAATCCCACATACCAGCTACAGCAGCAACAATCGACGAACAGCGCTGCGCCGGCGCATCATCACCAccaccatcatcatcatcagcgTGTCAACTACAGCAGCGGCTTTCACGCCGGCACCAATGGCCAGCAACAATCGGCGCATCAACAGCTGTTCGGTTCTGGCGCCGCGCAACGTCCGAAACCACACGGTGGCGGGCTTGTCGCAGCGCGCGCCGCGCTATTGAACAACGGCGGCGCGCTCACACCCTCATCCTCAGACGAGCGCCTTTCCACTGACAACTACCATGGCTTTGGTGGCGGCAACGGCATCAATAAGCTTATGAAATCGCCCTCACATGGACATTTAGAGGCACAGCGCTCGCTCAGCGGTGGCAGCAGTTCATCTTCGTCGGGCGCTAATATAGGCTTAGGGCCCATTTCAATGCAATCCAACACAAGTGGCGCACGCATGCCGCGCACTAATCCGCAATTTAAACGTGAAGATAATTACGGTCCACTTAATGGCAGTAGCAGCGGCAGTTATATGCCAGCCGCCGTGGCGGCTTCGAACGCCGTGAGTGGCCTGTTTAGCAATAGCGGTTTTGGCAAGCCGAGCAATGGCTTAGCGCACAATAGCGCGAATATAAGCGGACGTTATCAGCGACGCTTGAGCTTGGACTCAGCGCGCACGCTATCAGACAGCTCCACAGACACAGAAG GCCACTGCGCGCCACATGAAGGCAAGCGTCGTCGTCAGCCGCGTGCACACACAAACTCCGGCAATCATCAGCAACACCACATCGCGGCCGGCAATAGCAGCACAGGCGGTAGCGCTGGCAGCGCCAACAGCGGCAGCTTTGACCAGAATGGCGAAATACAATTGTTGCAAGAAACACTCGACACGCTGCGGCACACGCTCGATCGCGACGAAGCCGAGCTGCGCGACTCCAGCGATGAGTTGTTCGCGCTCAATCGTCACAATAGCGTCAATGGTGGCAGTGGCGGCAGCGGTGTAAGCAATCTAAGCATGCAATCGGAATCAACTATGCGCAGTATTATCGACAG TTCGTTTTCGACAACTCTTTCCAGGCTTATCACAATGGAGGAGGAGCTGCGACGCGAGCAGTTGAAAATGTCGTTGGCGCTGTCGCACAAGCAGCGCGTCATCGAAGAGCAGGGTCAGCAAATCGCCGCACTAGATGCCGCCAACAGTCGTCTGCTGAGCGCGCTCACCGCGCTGCGGCAACGCTATGAaacacagcaacagcaacagcaacagcagcaacaacaacagcaaacgagTTTAGCGGGCGCAAGCGCACAGCAGCAGGCGCAGTAA